Proteins encoded by one window of Aphidius gifuensis isolate YNYX2018 linkage group LG2, ASM1490517v1, whole genome shotgun sequence:
- the LOC122848554 gene encoding tropomodulin isoform X6: MTTAAKLYGKDLSEYDDVDVDELLSQLTPEEINILAKEVDPDDSFMPPSQRCSYECDKSPTGPLNRKKLIEHINKQALETPDIPELKPYVAGVVRGKKWIPPVQDSFKEKQADEQIAIDLGEEYEQALSSATQDEIIDLAAILGFHSMMNQDQYHASLLNSGQPVGLGWDGITKASQPKVFPSEPPNDTDVDATIKQVRDDDQELIDLNWNNIKNISDEKFIQLFEALDGNSHLETLSLTNVGLSDRTAQRLADAVEKNSTLRVLNVETNFISPSVVVRLIKALLKTKSIEEFRCSNQRSQVLGNKIEMEITQLVEQNPTLLRLGLHLEFNDARHRVAAHLQRNIDRIRKDLTLRLQFRFFNMNHRKPALIQ; encoded by the exons ATGACAACAGCAGCTAAACTTTATGGAAAGGATTTGAGTGAatatgatgatgttgatgttgatgagcTTCTTTCTCAGCTGACTCCCgaggaaataaatatattagcCAAAGAAGTTGATCCAGAT GACAGTTTTATGCCACCATCACAACGTTGCAGTTATGAGTGTGATAAAAGTCCAACGGGGCCATTGAATCGTAAGAAGCTTATTGAGCATATCAACAAACAGGCCTTAGAGACACCAGATATTCCAGAACTGAAGCCATATGTAGCTGGTGTTGTCAGAGGGAAAAAG tggATACCACCAGTACAAGATAGCTTCAAAGAAAAACAAGCTGATGAACAAATTGCCATTGATCTTGGTGAAGAATATGAACAGGCATTATCATCAGCCACTCaagatgaaattattgatttagcTG ctATACTTGGTTTTCATTCGATGATGAATCAAGATCAGTACCATGCATCACTTTTAAATTCTGGTCAACCAGTTGGTCTTGGCTGGGATGGTATAACAAAAGCCAGTCAACCAAAAGTATTTCCATCTGAACCACCTAATGATACAGATGTTGATGCAACAATAAAACAAGTACGTGATGATGATCAAGAATTAATTGATCTCAATTggaataacattaaaaatatttccgatGAGAAGTTCATTCAATTATTTGAAGCATTAGATGGTAACAGCCATCTTGAAACATTGAGTTTAACAAATGTTGGACTAAGTGATAGAACAGCACAAAGATTAGCTGAtgctgtagaaaaaaattcaaccctAAGAGTACTAAa tgTGGAAACAAATTTTATCAGTCCAAGTGTAGTAGTGAGGCTTATCAAAGCACTTTTGAAGacaaaatcaattgaagaatTTCGATGCTCAAatcaa aGATCACAAGTGCTTGGTAATAAAATTGAGATGGAAATTACACAATTGGTGGAACAAAATCCAACTCTTCTACGATTGGGTCTTCACTTGGAATTCAATGATGCCAGACATCGTGTTGCTGCTCATCTGCAGCGTAACATTGACAGGa TACGGAAAGATCTAACGTTGCGGCTACAATTTAGATTCTTTAATATGAATCACAGGAAACCTGCCTTAATTCAATGA
- the LOC122848554 gene encoding tropomodulin isoform X5, whose protein sequence is MATEIYQDWNKSYETMSTTRKTMRKTITRTRRELKSFPIKHMTSASQKTTTMTTAAKLYGKDLSEYDDVDVDELLSQLTPEEINILAKEVDPDDSFMPPSQRCSYECDKSPTGPLNRKKLIEHINKQALETPDIPELKPYVAGVVRGKKWIPPVQDSFKEKQADEQIAIDLGEEYEQALSSATQDEIIDLAAILGFHSMMNQDQYHASLLNSGQPVGLGWDGITKASQPKVFPSEPPNDTDVDATIKQVRDDDQELIDLNWNNIKNISDEKFIQLFEALDGNSHLETLSLTNVGLSDRTAQRLADAVEKNSTLRVLNVETNFISPSVVVRLIKALLKTKSIEEFRCSNQRSQVLGNKIEMEITQLVEQNPTLLRLGLHLEFNDARHRVAAHLQRNIDRIRKDLTLRLQFRFFNMNHRKPALIQ, encoded by the exons ACGTCAGCGTCTCAAAAAACAACAACCATGACAACAGCAGCTAAACTTTATGGAAAGGATTTGAGTGAatatgatgatgttgatgttgatgagcTTCTTTCTCAGCTGACTCCCgaggaaataaatatattagcCAAAGAAGTTGATCCAGAT GACAGTTTTATGCCACCATCACAACGTTGCAGTTATGAGTGTGATAAAAGTCCAACGGGGCCATTGAATCGTAAGAAGCTTATTGAGCATATCAACAAACAGGCCTTAGAGACACCAGATATTCCAGAACTGAAGCCATATGTAGCTGGTGTTGTCAGAGGGAAAAAG tggATACCACCAGTACAAGATAGCTTCAAAGAAAAACAAGCTGATGAACAAATTGCCATTGATCTTGGTGAAGAATATGAACAGGCATTATCATCAGCCACTCaagatgaaattattgatttagcTG ctATACTTGGTTTTCATTCGATGATGAATCAAGATCAGTACCATGCATCACTTTTAAATTCTGGTCAACCAGTTGGTCTTGGCTGGGATGGTATAACAAAAGCCAGTCAACCAAAAGTATTTCCATCTGAACCACCTAATGATACAGATGTTGATGCAACAATAAAACAAGTACGTGATGATGATCAAGAATTAATTGATCTCAATTggaataacattaaaaatatttccgatGAGAAGTTCATTCAATTATTTGAAGCATTAGATGGTAACAGCCATCTTGAAACATTGAGTTTAACAAATGTTGGACTAAGTGATAGAACAGCACAAAGATTAGCTGAtgctgtagaaaaaaattcaaccctAAGAGTACTAAa tgTGGAAACAAATTTTATCAGTCCAAGTGTAGTAGTGAGGCTTATCAAAGCACTTTTGAAGacaaaatcaattgaagaatTTCGATGCTCAAatcaa aGATCACAAGTGCTTGGTAATAAAATTGAGATGGAAATTACACAATTGGTGGAACAAAATCCAACTCTTCTACGATTGGGTCTTCACTTGGAATTCAATGATGCCAGACATCGTGTTGCTGCTCATCTGCAGCGTAACATTGACAGGa TACGGAAAGATCTAACGTTGCGGCTACAATTTAGATTCTTTAATATGAATCACAGGAAACCTGCCTTAATTCAATGA